In Schaalia sp. JY-X169, the following are encoded in one genomic region:
- a CDS encoding nucleoside hydrolase, with protein sequence MTHNIILDVDTGIDDAMAIMFAARHPQVAIKAISCVAGNTSVDRVGENTLRVLDLIHAPDIPVAIGARRPLIEEARSASEVHGESGLGSVSLPPSRRKLDDRGAIELLRSTLMSSDQPISIVALAPQTNIALLLRTYPEVVDHIERIVFMGGAVGIGNATAAAEFNVWHDPEAAHIVLNAGVPLTMYGLDVFFQVRASDKQIEDLQQSGDPVAHALGELLGFEAVDEATGQPWSNPIIGDAGAVCALVAPELFTFETHPTQVELAPGIGRGQTLVDRRAVQVDHDREPWPDVQITVGCRPEDVLELFLGTVLHRP encoded by the coding sequence ATGACGCACAACATTATCTTGGATGTCGACACTGGAATCGATGACGCGATGGCCATCATGTTCGCCGCGCGCCATCCACAGGTCGCCATCAAGGCAATCTCCTGTGTGGCTGGGAACACCTCTGTTGATCGAGTTGGTGAGAACACGCTACGCGTCCTCGACCTCATCCACGCACCCGATATCCCCGTTGCGATCGGCGCGCGCCGCCCCCTGATTGAAGAGGCACGTTCCGCGTCCGAGGTTCACGGAGAGTCGGGGCTAGGGAGCGTGAGTCTGCCACCCTCGCGGCGGAAACTGGACGATCGTGGCGCTATCGAGCTGTTGCGCTCCACTCTGATGAGTTCAGATCAGCCCATATCGATCGTCGCCCTCGCCCCCCAAACTAACATTGCCCTGCTGCTGCGAACCTATCCCGAGGTGGTGGACCATATCGAGCGGATCGTGTTCATGGGCGGCGCGGTCGGCATTGGCAATGCAACTGCGGCAGCAGAGTTCAACGTGTGGCACGACCCCGAGGCGGCCCACATCGTCCTTAACGCCGGTGTTCCGCTCACGATGTACGGGCTGGACGTCTTCTTCCAGGTTCGCGCAAGTGACAAGCAGATTGAAGACTTGCAGCAAAGCGGCGATCCTGTCGCTCATGCCCTGGGTGAACTGCTTGGCTTTGAGGCAGTAGATGAGGCAACCGGGCAGCCGTGGTCAAACCCAATCATTGGTGACGCGGGAGCCGTGTGCGCTCTGGTTGCTCCGGAGTTATTCACGTTCGAAACCCACCCCACCCAGGTGGAACTAGCACCGGGAATCGGAAGGGGTCAAACGCTGGTCGATCGTCGAGCGGTCCAAGTTGACCACGATCGGGAGCCCTGGCCAGACGTGCAGATCACGGTTGGTTGCAGACCTGAAGACGTCCTCGAGCTCTTCCTCGGAACTGTCCTCCACCGCCCCTGA
- a CDS encoding ImmA/IrrE family metallo-endopeptidase, with amino-acid sequence MTHNSMTPTLPDYAVSPGDFIQEWLDENGINAAELARRLDVTPKHVSELLSGKAPLSATLSIALERVTGTPARLWNRTEAIYREDLARLAECEKLEAQYDQAKLFPLPYLRRFGFLMSSNKDKAGTVRELLELFRIGDLGAFEATWVHAKVAYRKTKLSTDKTHEQATWLALGEREAAIDDLPDFDRDALERLIPALRALTVEPNPIESLRKIKELLHEVGVAFVLIPPIPGFGVYGATRWIAEHPVVQLSVRGKSDDQLWFTLFHELGHVLLHGHKTVFVQGTEGKEEDEADNFASRTLIPQEFVHRIPTSRNLAAVQELAHELGIAPSIVLGQAQRITKDYKWGHSLKVKLEWGSASEKAA; translated from the coding sequence ATGACGCACAACAGCATGACCCCGACACTGCCTGACTACGCAGTCTCACCGGGCGACTTCATCCAGGAATGGCTCGACGAGAACGGCATCAACGCTGCGGAGCTTGCACGTCGGCTTGACGTCACGCCAAAGCATGTGTCCGAGCTGCTCTCTGGCAAGGCGCCACTCTCCGCTACTCTGTCGATTGCTCTCGAGCGTGTTACTGGCACCCCGGCGAGGTTGTGGAACCGCACGGAGGCAATCTACCGCGAGGACCTCGCACGTCTCGCAGAGTGCGAGAAGCTCGAGGCGCAGTACGACCAGGCCAAGTTGTTTCCGTTGCCCTACCTTCGCAGGTTCGGTTTTCTGATGTCTTCCAACAAGGACAAGGCTGGAACGGTGCGCGAGCTTCTGGAGCTATTCCGCATTGGGGATTTGGGAGCGTTTGAGGCGACATGGGTGCACGCGAAGGTCGCGTACCGCAAGACGAAGCTCAGTACCGACAAGACACACGAGCAAGCGACATGGTTGGCGCTCGGCGAGCGTGAGGCCGCAATCGATGACCTGCCCGATTTCGATCGTGATGCTCTGGAACGTCTGATTCCAGCATTGCGCGCACTCACCGTAGAACCGAACCCCATCGAGTCCCTCCGTAAGATCAAGGAGTTACTGCACGAGGTGGGAGTGGCGTTCGTCCTCATCCCGCCGATCCCTGGGTTCGGCGTCTACGGCGCGACTCGTTGGATTGCGGAGCACCCGGTTGTGCAGTTATCTGTCAGGGGTAAGTCGGACGACCAACTCTGGTTCACACTCTTCCATGAGCTCGGGCATGTGCTGTTGCACGGGCATAAGACTGTGTTCGTGCAGGGCACCGAAGGTAAGGAAGAAGACGAAGCCGACAACTTTGCTTCTAGGACACTGATCCCGCAGGAGTTCGTACACCGCATTCCTACGAGCCGAAACCTCGCCGCAGTTCAAGAACTCGCACACGAGCTCGGCATTGCACCAAGCATCGTGCTCGGGCAAGCGCAGCGGATCACGAAAGACTACAAATGGGGCCACTCGTTGAAGGTCAAGCTCGAATGGGGCTCTGCGAGCGAGAAGGCGGCCTAA
- a CDS encoding alkene reductase — translation MTRSRATAEGALATPLMAEYYAQRAGAGLIITEGIQPSAVGQGYTNTPGLHSAEQVEAWKQVTTAVHEAGGVIFAQLMHAGRIGHRATLPEGMVPQGPSAVQPQGKIFTPQGLQEFEAPHELTEAEIQSTIADFTHAAKNAIAAGFDGVEIHGANGYIIQQFLSVNANQRTDRWGGSAENRRRFALEVARAVASEIGAEKTGIRLSPSSTINDIVDDPDTAATYVPLVEQLGELDLAYLHIGEQSERDLTLELRKAWPNTFILNPRTGFGNPTGPDALELIEDGTADMISFGALFIANPDLPVRLRSGGPFNTPIPSAFYGGGAEGYTDYTMLA, via the coding sequence ATGACGCGTTCACGCGCGACAGCCGAGGGCGCCCTCGCCACACCCCTGATGGCGGAGTACTATGCACAGCGCGCAGGTGCGGGACTGATCATCACCGAGGGAATCCAGCCCTCTGCGGTTGGACAGGGCTACACGAACACGCCGGGTCTTCACTCAGCCGAGCAGGTTGAAGCGTGGAAGCAGGTGACAACCGCTGTTCACGAGGCCGGGGGCGTTATTTTTGCTCAGCTCATGCACGCGGGTCGCATTGGTCACCGCGCAACTCTTCCCGAAGGGATGGTCCCCCAGGGTCCGTCGGCTGTGCAGCCTCAAGGCAAGATCTTCACCCCTCAGGGACTACAGGAGTTTGAGGCTCCCCATGAGCTAACTGAGGCGGAGATACAGTCGACAATTGCCGACTTCACCCACGCCGCCAAGAATGCCATTGCCGCCGGGTTCGACGGTGTGGAAATCCACGGCGCCAACGGCTACATCATCCAGCAGTTCCTCTCCGTGAACGCGAACCAGCGCACCGACAGGTGGGGAGGATCTGCAGAGAACCGCCGTCGCTTCGCCCTCGAAGTTGCTCGGGCCGTGGCCAGCGAGATCGGGGCGGAGAAGACCGGGATCCGCCTCTCCCCCAGCTCAACCATCAACGATATTGTTGACGACCCCGACACTGCCGCGACATATGTGCCTCTTGTGGAGCAACTGGGGGAGCTCGACCTCGCCTACCTCCACATTGGCGAGCAGTCAGAACGCGACCTCACCCTGGAGCTGCGCAAGGCTTGGCCCAACACTTTTATCTTGAACCCGCGCACCGGGTTCGGAAACCCAACCGGCCCGGACGCCCTCGAACTGATCGAGGACGGGACAGCCGACATGATTTCCTTCGGTGCACTCTTTATTGCCAATCCCGACCTGCCCGTCCGACTCCGTTCTGGCGGTCCCTTCAACACTCCGATTCCCAGCGCCTTCTACGGTGGCGGGGCCGAGGGGTACACCGACTACACGATGCTGGCATAG
- a CDS encoding type I restriction endonuclease subunit R has product MKYLNEESLEKLIVAQMTEHDSAEIGWREGDAAAFNASYALDLGELAGFVAATQPHLSEALGLNADSPGQHKFLARLQGEITKRGVVHLLRNGVDHLGHHVDLYYPMPTPGNARAAEAFNANRWVITRQVHHSVSKPGDAIDLVAFVNGLPILTFELKNNITKQTVEDAVAQYQRDRDPRDPLFGFGRTLAHFALDDQRVKFCTELKGKASWFLPFDQGFNDGAGNPPNPNGVKTDYLWKRTLSPLSLAGIIENYAQIVEEKDLKSNKKKRKAIFPRFHQLDVVRKLLSNVAENGAGHRYLVQHSAGSGKSNSIAWLTHQLTETTYDGKLAFDSIIVVTDRIILDSQLTQTIKSFLQVGSTVMHADRSGDLRRAITDGKKIIITTVQKFPYILDDIGSDHRDRRFAIIIDEAHSSQGSKTSAAVSRALAGIEVDDDDEVTFEDQINAIIEGKKMLPNASYFAFTATPKNKTLQMFGDPVPQADGTIGYRPFHSYTMKQAIQEGFIMDVLASYTPVGSYYKLMKTVEDDPEFDAKRASKKLRAYVEGNQHAIAQKSEIMVDHFLAQVIAKQKVGGHARAMIVTSSIPRCIEYFHAVRKVLAERRSPYKAIVAFSGEHDYMGEKVTESSLNGFPSRQIAEKIKEDPFRILVVANKFQTGYDEPLMHTMYVDKTLSGVLAVQTLSRLNRAHPAKRDTFVLDFANDADDIKRAFDPYYRTTVLSEETDANKLHDLVNDLDTMAIYTPEQVDDFVRRYLDGVRIDHLHPLLDRSVQEYIELPEEDDQVKFKGNAKAFLRTYNFLATVLPYGSVEWEKRAIFLDNLVPKLPAPKDEDLSAGILENIDLESYRAEKSVAMRIVLDDEEGSLEPVPANSSGMLNDPALEKLSAIVKSFNDHFGNIEWEDEDRIQRRIAEEIPRLVAEDEAYRNAQANGDPVNARVESNKALAKAMLSLIADETQLFKEFQDNESFKSWLEDAVFNATYLKDAA; this is encoded by the coding sequence GTGAAATACCTCAACGAAGAGAGCCTCGAGAAACTCATCGTCGCTCAGATGACTGAGCATGACTCGGCAGAGATCGGTTGGCGCGAAGGCGACGCTGCGGCGTTCAATGCGTCATATGCGCTCGACCTCGGCGAGTTGGCTGGTTTCGTCGCCGCGACGCAACCGCACCTGTCAGAGGCACTTGGTTTGAATGCTGATTCGCCGGGGCAGCATAAGTTCCTCGCACGCCTACAGGGCGAGATCACGAAACGTGGAGTGGTGCACCTGCTGCGTAACGGCGTCGACCACCTCGGTCATCACGTCGACCTGTATTACCCGATGCCCACGCCCGGTAACGCGCGTGCGGCAGAGGCCTTCAACGCCAATCGTTGGGTCATCACGCGCCAAGTGCATCACAGCGTGAGCAAGCCCGGCGACGCCATCGACCTTGTCGCGTTCGTCAACGGTCTGCCGATCTTGACTTTCGAGTTGAAGAACAACATCACGAAGCAGACCGTGGAAGACGCGGTTGCCCAGTACCAGCGCGACCGCGACCCGCGGGATCCGCTCTTCGGATTCGGGCGAACGCTCGCACACTTCGCCCTTGATGATCAGCGCGTGAAGTTCTGTACTGAACTGAAGGGCAAGGCGTCCTGGTTCCTGCCTTTCGATCAGGGTTTCAACGATGGTGCGGGCAACCCGCCAAACCCGAACGGGGTGAAGACCGACTACCTCTGGAAGCGGACGCTCTCGCCGCTGAGCCTCGCCGGGATCATCGAGAACTACGCACAGATCGTCGAAGAGAAAGACCTGAAGTCCAACAAAAAGAAACGCAAGGCAATCTTCCCGCGCTTCCACCAGCTCGACGTGGTGCGCAAGCTACTGTCGAACGTCGCAGAGAACGGTGCCGGGCACCGGTACCTCGTGCAGCACTCGGCAGGCAGCGGTAAGTCGAATTCGATTGCGTGGCTGACGCATCAGCTGACAGAGACGACGTACGACGGCAAGCTCGCCTTCGATTCGATCATCGTGGTGACCGACCGCATCATCCTTGACAGTCAGCTTACCCAGACGATCAAGTCGTTCCTGCAGGTGGGGTCGACGGTGATGCACGCCGACAGATCGGGCGACCTTCGTCGCGCGATCACTGATGGCAAGAAGATCATCATTACGACGGTGCAGAAGTTCCCGTACATCCTCGACGACATTGGGTCTGATCACCGTGACCGCCGCTTCGCGATCATCATCGACGAGGCACACTCGTCGCAAGGTTCAAAGACCTCCGCCGCCGTCTCCCGCGCCCTGGCAGGCATCGAGGTGGATGACGACGATGAGGTCACTTTCGAGGATCAAATCAACGCGATCATCGAGGGCAAGAAGATGTTGCCGAACGCGAGCTACTTCGCGTTCACGGCGACGCCGAAGAACAAGACGCTGCAGATGTTCGGCGATCCCGTTCCTCAGGCAGACGGAACCATCGGATACCGACCATTCCACTCGTACACGATGAAGCAGGCCATTCAAGAGGGGTTCATCATGGATGTGCTCGCGAGCTACACGCCCGTGGGCAGCTACTACAAGCTCATGAAGACGGTCGAGGACGACCCCGAGTTCGACGCGAAGCGTGCATCGAAGAAGCTCCGCGCGTACGTCGAGGGCAACCAGCACGCGATCGCGCAAAAGTCCGAGATCATGGTCGACCACTTCCTCGCGCAGGTCATCGCGAAGCAGAAGGTCGGCGGCCATGCGCGTGCCATGATCGTCACCTCCTCGATCCCGCGCTGCATCGAGTACTTCCATGCTGTGCGCAAGGTGCTCGCCGAGCGTCGGAGCCCGTACAAGGCGATCGTGGCGTTCTCGGGTGAGCACGACTACATGGGCGAGAAGGTGACCGAGTCGAGTCTCAACGGATTCCCCTCGCGTCAGATCGCCGAGAAAATCAAGGAAGACCCCTTCCGTATCCTCGTCGTTGCGAACAAGTTCCAGACCGGGTACGACGAACCTCTCATGCACACGATGTACGTCGACAAGACCCTCTCGGGAGTGCTCGCCGTGCAGACGCTCTCGCGGCTCAACCGTGCGCACCCGGCGAAGCGCGACACCTTCGTGCTCGACTTCGCGAACGACGCCGACGACATCAAGCGAGCCTTCGATCCTTACTACCGGACGACGGTACTCTCTGAGGAGACCGACGCGAACAAGCTGCACGACCTAGTCAATGACCTCGATACGATGGCGATCTACACGCCGGAACAGGTTGACGACTTCGTGCGTCGATACCTCGATGGCGTAAGAATCGACCACCTGCATCCGCTGCTTGATCGGTCGGTGCAGGAATACATTGAGCTGCCCGAAGAAGACGACCAGGTGAAGTTTAAGGGCAACGCGAAGGCGTTCCTGCGCACCTACAACTTCCTCGCAACGGTGCTGCCCTATGGCAGCGTCGAGTGGGAGAAGCGGGCAATTTTCCTCGACAACCTCGTGCCGAAGCTTCCCGCACCAAAGGATGAAGACCTCTCCGCGGGCATTCTTGAGAACATCGATCTTGAGTCGTACCGGGCCGAGAAGTCCGTCGCGATGCGCATCGTGCTCGACGACGAAGAAGGCTCCCTAGAGCCCGTGCCCGCAAACAGCAGCGGCATGCTCAATGACCCCGCGCTCGAGAAGCTCTCCGCAATCGTGAAAAGCTTCAATGACCACTTCGGCAATATCGAGTGGGAAGACGAAGACCGCATCCAGCGCCGCATAGCCGAGGAGATCCCGCGCCTCGTCGCCGAGGACGAGGCCTACCGCAACGCCCAGGCGAACGGTGACCCGGTCAATGCCCGCGTCGAGAGTAACAAGGCGCTGGCGAAGGCCATGCTGAGCCTCATCGCTGACGAGACGCAGCTTTTCAAGGAGTTCCAGGACAACGAGAGCTTCAAGTCCTGGCTCGAAGACGCAGTCTTCAACGCCACCTACTTGAAGGACGCGGCGTGA
- a CDS encoding SDR family oxidoreductase codes for MSRTPCFEVVTHRVDVSNAESVAEVARAADALGRVKSVVHTAGLSPAQASADAILHVDLLGVAHTLDEFGKVIAKGGAGIVIASMAGTFMAGKLPPEVELALERTPTEELLDLPILKAPQFQDPGAAYSLAKRANQLRVQAASLAWGHRGARLNSISPGIISTAMGREELEGESGGAMRAMVAASSIGRTGTSSEITAAAAFLLGAESSFVTGTDLLVDGGVVAAVRSGVLKAGRE; via the coding sequence GTGTCAAGAACGCCATGCTTCGAGGTCGTCACCCATAGGGTTGATGTCTCCAACGCTGAGTCGGTAGCCGAGGTCGCAAGGGCTGCAGATGCCCTCGGACGTGTGAAGTCGGTAGTTCACACTGCGGGGCTATCTCCGGCGCAGGCATCGGCCGACGCAATCCTTCACGTTGACCTGCTTGGCGTTGCGCACACTCTGGATGAGTTTGGCAAAGTGATCGCCAAGGGTGGTGCGGGAATTGTTATTGCATCAATGGCCGGTACATTCATGGCCGGGAAGCTGCCACCCGAAGTGGAGCTGGCTCTGGAGCGAACCCCCACGGAGGAACTCCTGGACCTTCCCATACTGAAGGCGCCGCAGTTCCAGGACCCGGGTGCCGCCTACTCCCTCGCAAAGCGCGCCAACCAGTTGCGCGTCCAAGCGGCGAGCTTGGCGTGGGGCCATCGCGGAGCTCGGCTGAACAGCATTAGCCCGGGCATTATTTCAACGGCGATGGGTCGCGAAGAATTGGAGGGAGAATCTGGTGGCGCAATGCGCGCGATGGTTGCCGCGTCGTCGATCGGGCGCACGGGGACATCCTCAGAGATCACGGCGGCTGCGGCCTTCTTGCTTGGCGCGGAATCCTCATTCGTGACGGGCACCGACCTTCTGGTCGATGGAGGTGTTGTTGCGGCGGTTCGTTCCGGAGTGCTCAAAGCTGGGCGCGAATAG
- the guaA gene encoding glutamine-hydrolyzing GMP synthase — MNEQASPTAVRPVLVVDFGAQYAQLIARRVREAGVYSEIVPHSISASEVARMRPLAIILSGGPSSVYAEDAPAFDAGILSLGIPTLGICYGFQTMATALGGEVARTGKREYGSTQLTLSGAAASSTVFEGQPGSQIVWMSHGDSVSKAPEGFEVLASSEATPVAAFADEERGLYGVQWHPEVVHSEQGQAVLEAFLHEAAGIAPEWNPDSIIEEQVERIREQVGDAQVICGLSGGVDSSVAAALVQRAVGEQLTCVFVDHGLLRKGERRQVEEDYVKAIGVRLVTVDAREQFLRHLEGVTDPEEKRKIIGREFIRVFEEAAANLVAESRQNVDSEPIRYLVQGTLYPDVVESGGGSGTANIKSHHNVGGLPEDMTFELVEPLRALFKDEVRAVGRELGVPEVIVSRQPFPGPGLGIRIIGEVTEERLEILREADAIARQELTAAGLDEEIWQCPVVLLADVRSVGVQGDGRTYGHPIVLRPVSSEDAMTADWTELPAEVVRKISNRITNEVPQVNRVVIDVTSKPPATIEWE; from the coding sequence GTGAACGAACAGGCTTCTCCAACTGCCGTCCGACCAGTACTTGTCGTTGACTTCGGCGCCCAGTACGCGCAACTTATCGCGAGGCGCGTCCGCGAGGCGGGTGTGTATTCCGAGATCGTTCCGCATTCGATCAGCGCGTCGGAGGTCGCCCGCATGCGACCCCTGGCAATTATCCTTTCCGGTGGCCCTTCAAGCGTGTATGCCGAGGACGCCCCGGCATTCGACGCGGGGATCCTCTCCTTGGGCATTCCGACGCTGGGGATTTGCTACGGGTTCCAAACCATGGCAACCGCGTTAGGTGGTGAGGTCGCCCGCACGGGGAAGCGTGAGTACGGTTCGACGCAGCTGACCTTATCTGGGGCCGCCGCGTCCTCGACCGTTTTCGAAGGGCAGCCCGGGAGTCAGATTGTTTGGATGAGCCACGGAGACTCGGTCAGTAAGGCTCCGGAAGGCTTTGAAGTGCTTGCGTCCTCTGAGGCCACTCCCGTGGCCGCATTCGCAGATGAGGAACGGGGACTCTACGGCGTGCAGTGGCACCCTGAGGTGGTGCACTCTGAGCAGGGTCAAGCCGTCCTCGAAGCATTCCTGCATGAGGCCGCGGGAATCGCACCCGAATGGAATCCCGACTCCATCATTGAGGAGCAGGTGGAACGGATCCGCGAGCAAGTTGGCGACGCCCAAGTAATTTGTGGGCTGTCTGGAGGGGTCGACTCCTCTGTCGCCGCCGCCCTCGTACAGAGGGCTGTGGGGGAGCAGCTCACCTGTGTCTTCGTCGACCACGGCCTGCTCCGCAAGGGCGAACGCCGCCAGGTTGAGGAGGATTACGTAAAGGCAATCGGGGTCCGCCTGGTCACGGTGGATGCGAGGGAGCAGTTTCTACGCCACCTCGAGGGCGTGACGGACCCTGAAGAAAAGCGCAAGATTATTGGCCGCGAGTTCATCCGAGTGTTTGAGGAAGCCGCGGCAAACCTCGTTGCCGAGTCGCGCCAAAACGTCGATTCTGAACCGATCAGGTATCTCGTTCAGGGAACCCTCTACCCGGACGTTGTCGAATCCGGTGGCGGTTCAGGTACGGCCAACATCAAGTCCCACCACAATGTTGGAGGCCTACCAGAAGATATGACATTCGAGCTGGTGGAGCCATTGCGGGCCCTATTCAAGGACGAAGTGCGGGCAGTCGGACGCGAGCTGGGGGTCCCCGAAGTGATTGTCTCGCGACAGCCATTCCCGGGTCCCGGCCTCGGCATCCGCATCATTGGCGAAGTGACTGAGGAGCGGCTCGAGATCCTCCGGGAAGCGGATGCGATTGCCCGACAGGAGCTCACCGCAGCCGGCCTCGACGAAGAAATCTGGCAGTGCCCGGTTGTCCTGCTTGCTGACGTGCGGTCGGTTGGCGTGCAGGGGGATGGTCGCACGTATGGGCACCCGATCGTTCTGCGTCCGGTCTCTAGCGAGGATGCGATGACGGCGGACTGGACCGAGCTACCCGCCGAAGTAGTGCGGAAGATATCGAACCGCATCACGAATGAGGTGCCGCAGGTGAACCGTGTGGTCATTGATGTGACATCGAAGCCCCCGGCCACCATCGAGTGGGAGTAG
- a CDS encoding helix-turn-helix domain-containing protein yields the protein MWMGSVEMGFWASEISAPLQRKTLVGPEGLNQNTWRKVQKLAAAWEQARANSGARHHQRPEPPLMPVAQPSRRARVPLTPSEVDSIRTLRAAGVSVNQLAKQFGVHRSTVWGKTRQT from the coding sequence ATGTGGATGGGGAGTGTTGAAATGGGATTTTGGGCTTCCGAGATATCCGCACCATTGCAACGAAAAACCCTGGTGGGCCCAGAGGGACTCAATCAGAACACCTGGCGCAAGGTGCAGAAGCTCGCGGCCGCGTGGGAACAGGCACGAGCGAACAGCGGTGCTCGGCATCACCAGCGGCCGGAACCGCCGCTGATGCCTGTTGCACAGCCAAGTAGACGAGCTAGAGTACCGCTGACGCCGAGCGAAGTGGACTCAATCAGAACCCTGCGCGCCGCAGGCGTCAGCGTGAACCAGCTCGCGAAGCAGTTCGGCGTTCACAGATCCACCGTGTGGGGGAAAACTAGACAAACATGA
- a CDS encoding DUF4862 family protein — protein MSTSSTQHAPTAKTTSYVVGAYAASPAHGTWHPDLEEEFYSGLAAMPRVNALEIPWLGRLHPHDDQWILTHFPARFTAVVTGIGNVMSTADELGLASPDEDARNKALATTKKLLGDVRRFNDEVGRQVVSAVELHSAPRGTGTADALAASLDEVAAWDWEGAQLLVEHCDAFISGQAPEKGFLRLEDEIAAIRSSEAPVKISMNWGRCAIELRGGEQVAGQVGEAAASGLLDGIIFSGAADREGEAGYAWIDAHHAFRRSPQHPLGDPTSLLTEERVADALRATRSAGEDNAPHWLGVKVGWAHPGGTVAERLQMVADALDGVERAARS, from the coding sequence ATGAGCACTTCCTCAACGCAGCATGCCCCCACCGCGAAAACTACCTCCTACGTTGTGGGTGCCTACGCGGCATCCCCCGCCCACGGCACCTGGCACCCCGACCTCGAAGAGGAGTTCTACTCTGGACTGGCGGCCATGCCACGCGTGAACGCCCTCGAAATCCCCTGGCTTGGACGTCTTCACCCCCACGATGACCAGTGGATACTGACGCACTTTCCCGCGCGGTTCACGGCTGTCGTGACGGGTATTGGGAACGTCATGTCAACGGCGGACGAACTCGGCTTGGCATCCCCCGACGAGGACGCGCGCAACAAGGCGCTAGCTACCACGAAGAAACTTCTTGGTGACGTACGACGCTTCAATGATGAGGTCGGACGGCAGGTGGTGTCTGCGGTAGAGCTGCATTCAGCGCCGCGGGGAACCGGAACTGCTGACGCGCTTGCCGCCAGCCTTGACGAGGTCGCCGCGTGGGACTGGGAGGGGGCGCAGCTTCTGGTTGAGCACTGTGATGCGTTCATCTCCGGTCAGGCTCCGGAGAAGGGATTCCTCCGGCTCGAGGACGAAATCGCGGCGATTCGTTCTTCGGAGGCCCCGGTCAAGATCAGCATGAACTGGGGGCGGTGCGCCATTGAGCTGCGCGGAGGGGAGCAGGTTGCAGGCCAGGTTGGCGAGGCCGCTGCCAGTGGATTGCTGGATGGAATCATCTTCTCCGGCGCGGCAGATCGTGAGGGTGAGGCGGGATACGCCTGGATTGATGCCCACCACGCTTTCCGGCGTTCGCCACAGCACCCGCTGGGAGACCCGACCTCGCTCTTGACTGAGGAGAGGGTTGCGGATGCGCTTCGTGCGACCAGGTCGGCGGGCGAAGACAATGCTCCACATTGGTTGGGCGTCAAGGTGGGTTGGGCGCATCCCGGGGGCACGGTTGCTGAGCGTCTTCAAATGGTCGCAGACGCCCTCGACGGGGTAGAGCGGGCCGCGCGTTCATGA
- a CDS encoding MarR family winged helix-turn-helix transcriptional regulator, which translates to MNASWVPWRCAVDSGNLTHAIIGVARLHRVLAGTLLRKVGLHPSQELVMMRLWVEGPQRQADLAKMLGTDSATMTRTIQRLEAGGFVRRVPCEHDRRATIVEATPASLGAREDVEASWRELEDCVTRGLSEKELASMLSLLGKMQCSLAEAIAKSRESVD; encoded by the coding sequence GTGAACGCGTCATGGGTGCCATGGCGATGCGCTGTCGACTCGGGCAATCTGACGCACGCCATCATCGGTGTTGCGCGACTCCACCGCGTCCTAGCGGGAACCCTGCTTCGCAAGGTGGGGCTGCACCCTTCCCAAGAGTTGGTGATGATGCGCCTGTGGGTGGAAGGGCCGCAGCGTCAGGCTGACTTAGCCAAAATGCTTGGGACAGATTCGGCAACGATGACCCGCACAATCCAGCGTCTCGAGGCCGGAGGGTTTGTGCGTCGCGTTCCCTGTGAACATGACAGACGCGCAACTATAGTCGAAGCGACCCCTGCGAGCCTTGGTGCAAGGGAGGACGTTGAAGCATCGTGGCGGGAACTCGAGGACTGTGTGACCCGCGGCCTCAGTGAGAAGGAGCTCGCGTCCATGCTGAGTCTTCTCGGCAAGATGCAGTGCTCTCTGGCAGAGGCTATCGCGAAGTCCCGAGAATCGGTTGACTGA